In Salvelinus namaycush isolate Seneca chromosome 37, SaNama_1.0, whole genome shotgun sequence, the following are encoded in one genomic region:
- the ccdc12 gene encoding coiled-coil domain-containing protein 12: protein MEQSVGSLQEQALKRKERLKALRGRQLQVRDGEDGEPDRKRDRAEEEAEEQRHRELKLRNYTPEDEELKERQVPKAKPASVEEKVKEQLDAAKPESVIEEVDLANLAPRKPDWDLKRDVAKKLEKLERRTQKAIAELIRDRLKGSEEELAGAVGAIGVTAEGDSD, encoded by the exons ATGGAGCAGTCGGTTGGTTCACTACAGGAACAAGCgttaaaaaggaaagaaagacTTAAAGCTTTGAGAGGTCGACAACTTCAA gtgagagatggagaggacgGGGAGCCAGACAGGAAGAGGGACCGGGCCGAGGAGGAAGCTGAAGAGCAGCGACACAG AGAGCTGAAGCTGAGGAACTACACCCCAGAGGATGAAGAGCTGAAGGAGAGACAGGTGCCCAAGGCCAAACCTGCTTCAG TGGAGGAGAAAGTGAAGGAACAGCTAGATGCAGCTAAACCAGAGTCTGTCATTGAAGAAGTG GATTTGGCCAACCTAGCCCCCAGGAAACCTGACTG GGATTTGAAACGAGACGTGGCGAAGAAGCTGGAGAAGCTTGAGAGGAGAACACAGAAGGCCATCGCTGAACTTATCC gtgatCGTCTGAAAGGCAGCGAGGAGGAGCTGGCTGGAGCTGTGGGAGCCATAGGGGTCACAGCAGAGGGGGACTCGGACTGA